AGAGAGGACGAGTATCGAAGAAATAGGCTTTACACATATCAAAATAAGTGAAGAGAAATTTATAAAAGATGAAATTTACTACGCAAGGATTGCTATGCCTATCTTTCCAAAGAGAAATTTGAGCCTTTATTTAAGGGCTGTTAGTGAAAATTTAGTAAAGATAGAAAATATGCATGAAGAGGATGAAGCCGATTGGAACGCTTACGTAACAGCTAGAGAGCGTGTAATGATAAGAGAAATGAGAGCGAATTCGTAAAGGAAAAATATGGAAATTTATATTTTTTTAGGCTTTGGTATCGTTTTGGCGATAATAGTAGCTTTAATGTTGATAAAAGATAGTGAGACAAATAAAAAATTTGCGAGATTTGAGCGAGCGATAGAAAGCGTTATGCAAGAAAATTTCAATCTAAAAAAGCAAATTTCAATGCTTGAAGGCGAGGCATTTAAAAATAGTGAACAATATGAGCCACTTAAAAAACAGATAAAAGAAAATATTGATTTGCAAATAAATGAGAAAATTGTGCCAATAATTCGTGCGATTAAGAGTATTGAGCGAGTAATTGATGATTTTGCGACAGAGCAAAAAGATAGGATAGTTAGTCTTGAAGAGCGAACAAGAGATATTAATAAAATCGCACCAAGTGTCATCAATGAAGAAGAGCAAATTTTAAAAATGTTTAAAGACGGAAAAAGTGCAGCGATGATTGCAAAGGACCTTCATGTTGGAATGGGGCGAGTCGAGTTTGTGCTTAAATTTCATAAATTAGCCTAAATTTACAGGCTAATTTTAAAAAGA
This window of the Campylobacter concisus genome carries:
- a CDS encoding DUF6115 domain-containing protein, producing MEIYIFLGFGIVLAIIVALMLIKDSETNKKFARFERAIESVMQENFNLKKQISMLEGEAFKNSEQYEPLKKQIKENIDLQINEKIVPIIRAIKSIERVIDDFATEQKDRIVSLEERTRDINKIAPSVINEEEQILKMFKDGKSAAMIAKDLHVGMGRVEFVLKFHKLA